In Xiphophorus hellerii strain 12219 chromosome 13, Xiphophorus_hellerii-4.1, whole genome shotgun sequence, the following proteins share a genomic window:
- the LOC116731082 gene encoding uncharacterized protein LOC116731082: MAEPADEKSVEQLKMERTTAKRLLTRLINNITRTHEDMTEEELKDNFNKLNIEAGKVMAANDDLEASLIAEVESKLGEDDDAALTEQQKSDLEKTANECEAKVREIKCLIQETLWRTFGRTELLIALQVAESECEHAATIKPGVEKEAYDFTLSHLKELVKAAKEAHCHWKRWIPHGRRDEIQDRLRGLELTVPKLVSRTAEFIHVKLKEDEEKKEQTVASQNYSLPTIKLKPTSLPKFLGNKRDFYRWKRDWEALQKQGEPTGSKEVKKVQLLDSLDEKITRDLRLTSYSTPEDIFQVLENRYGNQTAIAIEIVEELQRIPAVRGHQPRRIVELIQAVEKALKDLSDLGNTGAIKNPLVTKSVETKLPEALKKEWLVYAADKRNAVVPENRFDHLLAFLKDQENIYEQLEQLREEEPSRRETRMEQRHARTKSVKAIDDFASCVVCGDGKHRKRLYFCKQFRTLTLTEKRAAVKKVGACIKCLEIHDDKSYCKPGFLCKNQSCRNGEDPHHYYLCPSAEAKKSNTTQRRNRIGPEEDKGSRKYTEDQEEFLKKLSPDLAKHCRDVFSNTASRNFNTTQNQLNFLMDSGVQELPVLMMLLEVTANAGQKIGTLIDLASDTNYITHKAASRLNLKSEEITLIVHGVGGMKVCVETKRYLLKIRVKTSKGTLKPYQLVCYGLDSIADIHKHVKAKQLKRFFPDVPLDELVRPREISLLISHREGQLTPQRIRVLGNLVLWDGPLGKVVGGTHPELFEELAMTAHTTKTHFARSMRTAAVRYEEVIHEIPQHPPLIHQVSNQLKASKTATTSQDFLEWWRWDSIGTACEPKCGGCRCGNCQPGGKAMTLAEERELEVVKEGLTYNEGDSHTDEPHWHARYPWLEDPASLPDNRNAVEATFFRTEKQLAKEPDWKAAYTEQVHDMLQRGAAIKLSEEAINKWNGPVWYVSHLIAPNPHSVTTPVRLVWNSSQKFKGISMNDLLMKGPDVLNQIRAVLLRFREGAYAALGDIKKMYNSVWLEEREVHLHRFIWRDSEDEKVGDYAITRVNIGDKPAGCIAQLAMRETASLPSFIHLDEERQVLQNNSYVDDILTSHNDPDRLKEITENVECILKAGGFKLKPWVFSGQSGRKNCNNKQDEVKVKTMVLPNQMRDEDNKALGLGYIVEEDKLHVMVSINFSKRKKKMRLGQDLQLDQIRSQTPNPLTRRELLSQVSGLYDPVGLVTPAKQKGAILVRKAFQEAKNVSSQVKDTWDLALSSDLREDAIKLFEEYTQLSKIQFSRALTPFHNSSDPLAITFSDGSEYSYGAVLYLRWGSARDPIIRLVESKAKLTPLEQKGEAVKAEMCGAVFASRLKKYFEMHSQIKVERWYHLIDSQTVLGAIQRESYGFQSFFANRIGEIQSNTRIQDWWWIPGNQNIADIITRGASPQDLDIDSKWQQGPAFLKSPVEKWPIKSSKQLAIDAKGSIIKLQKKAFIAVTTRTGIKESELKQELPQNQAAVLAKKQRPSISIQNLVDVSRFSSLTRLVKTIVWVWRAAKRFIKKNQVAAKPKWEAVCSRGVISVREREDALRDIFLAAQMGANFPNTTIDRLVVYQDKESGLLVCGGRIQIFREDRAAVPIIPHDAWVSTLLGREAHNAAHDGIAGTLLRMRRKAWVVKGRRIAQKIVDNCMVCKKARALKCQQLMGDLPPERAEPAPPFKFTSVDLFGPYYVRDDVKKRVTIKVWGVVFCCMASRAIHAELASSLSTESFLMAYQRFTAIRGHPQKIWSDAGTNFVGAKPVMEELYRYLSTQNRADLEEAAAKNGTEWVWKILPADSPHRNGAAEAAVGIVKKAFQSLGQEFTLTFSEFHTILYNAANLANERPIDARIQSREGCIQYITPNSLLLGRASQSGDMRMFDFSSYSFKRLGAMQNEVTKFWKSWRQLAGPNLFVRSKWHTSQRNVAVGDIVWLCDQNALRGQFMLGKVVSASPDKKGVVRDVNVQVVPSYCTPITRHVKQRPTHPPKKDKVKTTILHRDVRRLIVLIPVEEQMESQTKE; this comes from the coding sequence ATGGCAGAACCAGCTGATGAGAAGTCTGTTGAACAACTAAAGATGGAGAGAACGACAGCAAAGAGGTTGTTGACTCGATTGATCAATAACATAACTCGGACGCATGAGGACATGACTGAAGAGGAATTAAAGGACAATTTCAACAAGCTCAACATAGAGGCTGGAAAAGTAATGGCAGCAAATGATGATCTGGAAGCAAGTCTCATCGCAGAAGTGGAATCCAAATTGGGTGAAGATGACGACgctgcactgactgaacagcAGAAATCTGACCTggaaaaaactgcaaatgaatgTGAAGCAAAAGTAAGAGAAATCAAATGCTTAATCCAGGAGACCCTGTGGAGAACCTTTGGAAGGACTGAACTGTTAATTGCACTTCAAGTAGCAGAATCAGAATGTGAGCATGCTGCCACTATCAAACCAGGAGTGGAAAAAGAAGCATATGACTTCACTCTCAGCCACCTGAAGGAACTCGTAAAGGCTGCAAAAGAAGCTCATTGTCACTGGAAAAGATGGATCCCTCATGGCAGACGGGATGAGATCCAAGATCGACTGAGAGGATTGGAACTTACAGTCCCCAAGCTGGTTTCCAGGACAGCAGAGTTCATTCATGTAAAGCTAaaggaagatgaagaaaaaaaggagcaaactGTAGCttcccaaaattattcattacCAACCATCAAGCTGAAACCAACATCTCTCCCAAAGTTTCTTGGAAACAAGCGTGATTTTTATAGATGGAAAAGGGACTGGGAAGCTCTTCAAAAACAAGGAGAACCAACCGGTTCAAAAGAGGTGAAAAAAGTGCAGCTACTGGACAGTCTAGATGAGAAAATCACAAGAGACCTTCGCTTGACCTCCTATAGCACTCCAGAAGATATTTTTCAAGTCCTTGAGAACCGCTATGGAAATCAGACAGCTATTGCAATTGAAATTGTGGAGGAGCTACAGAGAATTCCTGCAGTTAGGGGTCACCAGCCAAGAAGAATCGTGGAGTTGATTCAAGCTGTTGAAAAGGCTCTTAAGGATTTAAGTGACCTTGGAAATACTGGCGCCATCAAAAACCCTCTGGTGACAAAGTCAGTTGAGACCAAGCTTCCTGAAGCTCTGAAGAAGGAGTGGCTCGTTTATGCAGCTGATAAAAGGAATGCTGTGGTACCAGAGAATCGGTTTGATCACCTCCTTGCATTTCTGAAAgatcaagaaaatatttatgagcAACTAGAGCAACTGAGAGAAGAAGAACCAAGTAGGCGAGAGACCCGAATGGAGCAAAGACACGCCAGAACCAAGTCAGTCAAAGCAATTGATGACTTCGCAAGCTGTGTTGTCTGCGGTGAtggaaaacacaggaaaagacTCTATTTTTGCAAACAGTTCAGAACATTAACACTAACTGAAAAAAGAGCTGCTGTTAAGAAGGTAGGAGCATGcataaaatgtttggaaatacATGATGACAAATCATACTGCAAACCTGGGTTTTTGTGCAAGAATCAAAGCTGCAGGAATGGGGAGGATCCACATCACTATTATCTATGCCCAAGTGCTGAAGCtaagaaaagcaacacaaccCAGAGGAGAAACCGAATTGGCCCAGAAGAAGACAAAGGTAGCAGAAAGTATACTGAAGATCAAGAAGAATTTCTTAAGAAATTGTCACCTGATTTGGCCAAACATTGTAGAGATGTATTTTCAAATACTGCATCTAGAAATTTTAATACAACTCAGAATCAGTTAAATTTCCTGATGGATAGTGGAGTGCAGGAGCTGCCAGTGTTAATGATGCTTCTTGAAGTAACCGCAAATGCTGGACAAAAGATTGGCACATTAATTGATCTGGCGTCAGATACAAATTACATAACACACAAGGCTGCAAGCAGATTAAACCTCAAGAGTGAGGAGATCACACTCATTGTCCATGGAGTTGGAGGGATGAAAGTTTGTGTGGAGACTAAACGTTACCTCCTGAAAATTCGTGTGAAAACCTCCAAAGGCACCCTGAAACCTTATCAGCTTGTTTGTTATGGACTTGACAGTATTGCAGACATTCATAAGCATGTTAAAGCAAAGCAGCTGAAAAGATTTTTTCCAGACGTACCACTGGATGAACTTGTAAGACCCAGAGAAATAAGCTTACTTATAAGCCACAGGGAAGGTCAGTTGACACCACAAAGAATTAGAGTTTTGGGAAACCTTGTACTGTGGGATGGGCCCTTAGGAAAAGTGGTTGGAGGAACCCATCCAGAATTGTTTGAGGAACTTGCCATGACAGCTCATACaaccaaaacacattttgcaaGGTCAATGAGGACAGCTGCTGTGAGATATGAAGAAGTCATTCATGAAATCCCACAGCATCCGCCATTAATTCATCAGGTCTCCAACCAACTTAAGGCATCAAAGACTGCAACTACAAGCCAAGATTTCTTGGAGTGGTGGAGATGGGACAGTATTGGCACGGCTTGTGAACCTAAGTGTGGAGGATGTCGTTGTGGAAACTGTCAGCCGGGAGGAAAGGCGATGACGCTCGCTGAAGAAAGGGAGCTTGAGGTAGTGAAGGAAGGCCTCACCTACAATGAAGGAGACAGCCATACAGACGAACCTCACTGGCATGCTAGGTACCCATGGTTGGAAGATCCAGCATCCCTGCCAGACAACAGAAATGCAGTCGAAGCTACATTTTTTAGAACAGAGAAGCAACTGGCTAAAGAACCTGACTGGAAAGCTGCTTACACTGAACAAGTGCATGACATGCTTCAGCGTGGAGCTGCAATTAAATTGTCTGAGGAAGCAATCAATAAATGGAACGGCCCAGTGTGGTATGTAAGCCACCTAATTGCTCCAAATCCACACTCAGTGACAACTCCTGTAAGACTTGTGTGGAATAGCAGCCAGAAATTTAAAGGGATAAGTATGAATGACCTGCTGATGAAAGGCCCAGATGTCCTAAACCAGATCCGTGCTGTCCTATTAAGGTTCAGAGAAGGAGCTTATGCTGCATTAGGAGatataaagaaaatgtataattcTGTTTGGCTGGAGGAAAGAGAAGTTCACCTGCACAGATTTATTTGGCGTGATTCTGAGGATGAAAAAGTTGGAGATTACGCAATTACAAGAGTGAACATTGGAGATAAACCTGCAGGATGCATTGCACAGTTGGCGATGCGAGAAACTGCAAGTTTACCCTCATTTATTCATCTTGATGAGGAGCGACAAGTCCTTCAGAATAACAGCTATGTTGACGACATTCTAACGTCCCACAATGACCCAGACAGGCTAAAGGAAATCACAGAAAATGTGGAGTGCATTCTCAAAGCTGGAGGTTTCAAACTCAAACCTTGGGTGTTTTCTGGGCAAAGTGGGAGGAAAAATTGTAACAACAAGCAGGATGAAGTGAAAGTAAAGACCATGGTTCTACCAAACCAAATGCGGGATGAGGACAATAAAGCACTCGGTCTGGGGTACATTGTGGAGGAGGATAAACTCCATGTCATGGTCAGCATAAATTtttcaaagaggaaaaaaaagatgcgACTTGGACAAGACCTCCAGTTGGACCAAATCAGAAGTCAAACACCAAACCCTTTGACAAGGCGAGAGCTCCTCAGTCAGGTGTCTGGTCTGTATGATCCCGTTGGCTTAGTAACTCCTGCAAAACAGAAGGGGGCAATCCTGGTGCGGAAAGCTTTCCAAGAGGCAAAGAATGTGAGTAGCCAAGTAAAAGACACCTGGGATTTAGCACTCTCAAGTGACCTTAGAGAAGATGCAATCAAGCTCTTTGAAGAGTACACCCAGCTTAGTAAGATCCAGTTTAGCAGAGCATTAACTCCCTTTCATAACAGCAGTGACCCTTTAGCAATTACGTTTTCAGATGGAAGTGAATATTCTTATGGAGCAGTGTTGTATCTGAGGTGGGGATCAGCCCGAGACCCAATCATTAGGCTGGTGGAATCCAAGGCTAAGCTTACTCCATTGGAACAAAAAGGTGAGGCTGTTAAAGCAGAGATGTGCGGAGCAGTGTTTGCATCACGACTAAAGAAGTACTTTGAGATGCACAGCCAAATCAAAGTTGAGAGGTGGTATCACCTCATTGATAGTCAAACAGTTCTTGGAGCAATTCAAAGAGAAAGCTATGGGTTTCAATCATTCTTTGCAAATAGGATTGGAGAGATCCAGAGCAACACAAGAATCCAAGATTGGTGGTGGATTCCTGGGAATCAAAACATTGCCGACATCATTACCCGAGGAGCTAGTCCTCAAGATCTTGATATTGACTCTAAGTGGCAACAAGGCCCAGCATTTCTAAAATCTCCAGTTGAAAAGTGGCCAATTAAATCATCTAAACAACTTGCCATTGATGCAAAAGGGAGCATCATCAAGTTGCAAAAGAAGGCATTCATTGCTGTAACCACAAGGACTGGGATAAAGGAATCAGAGCTCAAACAAGAATTACCGCAAAATCAAGCAGCGGTATTAGCAAAGAAGCAGCGGCCATCAATATCCATACAGAATCTGGTAGATGTTAGCCGCTTTAGCAGTCTGACACGACTGGTCAAGACAATTGTCTGGGTTTGGAGAGCAGCGAAGAGATTCATTAAGAAAAATCAAGTTGCAGCTAAACCAAAGTGGGAGGCAGTCTGCTCAAGAGGGGTAATCTCTGTGAGAGAACGAGAGGATGCTCTCAGGGATATTTTTCTTGCTGCTCAGATGGGTGCCAACTTTCCCAACACAACCATAGATAGGTTGGTGGTTTATCAAGACAAAGAGTCTGGATTATTAGTCTGTGGCGGCAGGATACAGATCTTTAGAGAAGACAGAGCTGCAGTTCCCATCATACCCCATGATGCCTGGGTGTCAACACTGTTGGGCCGAGAAGCTCACAATGCTGCACATGATGGAATTGCTGGAACCCTACTGAGGATGAGGAGAAAAGCCTGGGTTGTAAAAGGACGAAGGATAGCCCAAAAGATTGTTGACAATTGTATGGTCTGTAAGAAAGCTCGAGCTCTGAAGTGTCAGCAGTTGATGGGTGATTTGCCGCCTGAGAGGGCTGAGCCTGCACCTCCTTTTAAGTTCACTTCAGTCGACCTCTTCGGACCTTATTATGTCAGAGATGACGTCAAGAAAAGGGTGACGATTAAGGTCTGGGGAGTCGTTTTTTGTTGTATGGCCAGTAGAGCTATTCACGCTGAGTTGGCAAGCTCGCTTTCCACTGAAAGTTTCCTGATGGCCTATCAGAGATTTACTGCAATTCGAGGTCACCCACAGAAGATCTGGTCTGATGCAGGCACCAATTTTGTTGGAGCAAAACCAGTTATGGAGGAGCTGTATAGGTACCTGAGCACCCAAAACAGAGCAGATttggaagaagcagcagcaaagaATGGGACTGAATGGGTGTGGAAAATCCTTCCCGCAGACTCACCTCACAGAAAtggagctgctgaagctgctgttgGCATTGTGAAAAAAGCTTTCCAGAGTCTTGGTCAAGAATTTACACTGACTTTCAGTGAATTTCATACAATTCTGTACAACGCTGCCAATCTTGCAAATGAGCGCCCAATTGATGCGAGAATACAAAGTCGAGAGGGTTGTATTCAGTACATAACACCTAACAGTCTTTTGCTTGGACGAGCATCTCAGAGTGGTGATATGAGAATGTTTGATTTTTCCAGCTATTCATTCAAACGACTTGGAGCTATGCAAAATGAGGTTACTAAGTTCTGGAAAAGTTGGAGGCAACTGGCTGGTCCTAACCTTTTTGTGAGGAGTAAGTGGCACACTTCTCAGAGAAATGTGGCTGTTGGGGACATCGTCTGGTTGTGTGACCAAAATGCGCTTAGAGGGCAGTTTATGCTGGGCAAAGTTGTAAGTGCAAGTCCTGACAAGAAGGGTGTTGTGAGGGACGTAAATGTCCAGGTTGTCCCAAGTTATTGCACCCCTATAACAAGACATGTCAAGCAAAGACCAACTCATCCACCAAAGAAAGACAAAGTCAAGACCACCATTCTTCACAGGGATGTTAGGAGGCTCATTGTCTTAATACCTGTAGAGGAACAAATGGAAAGTCAAACCAAAGAGTAA
- the LOC116731083 gene encoding uncharacterized protein LOC116731083, with amino-acid sequence MMKLYGFCAVIVLLSLAKGWSADWKPERTHPSFIPRDREDGHISSHQTIIIMEEDPAVIESATYLFERNPYSSTLMKYHKGALHILRGGHLIKIRSYDIVLVGHGREASTGELYLSGYGAEEVARLVSSLKTDTLIDLIDTISLISCNLGNNQNFALKLLQGLRSLNVAAKLHLHKTLISVSSDGRIMSGRGGVWRSHDYSSRVIAELSPTSDLLTRQTFGCAGSVFSNYKGNILFYFKSLEWPRYPQMFVPMELRKKYPSINCLEGLTWSLFFEENEKRRAPDYIPNDHLKAVWLEVTEENSIVLKHISNIQDLLVEIRYSAREEMASEQYYVLNDCIYKIHGKNLSSSLVGKFMRTDNEAEIELFRQTFGDQQGESSLLELQQDLKASKFTDFCRQTFQFQQCTYNCERWGRYFMAAVFSASVRNFRTFSLFLMSVIGCEVGHTRGTDSALCTAFVGDDHPMITDQPWPDHLKRGFYGCTIDNYEMAPQNRRIWLDQVVAKENSLYIKSKQMMDAVNHNDHTELEIFGKIKVMNKYVFSSYLEYFRGTPEGKKLKRGCTPSFYEN; translated from the exons ATGATGAAACTCTATGGATTTTGTGCTGTTATTGTTCTGCTGTCTTTGGCTAAGGGGTGGAGTGCTG ATTGGAAACCTGAGAGAACACACCCAAGCTTCATCCCCCGAGACAG GGAAGATGGCCATATTTCCAGCCACCAGACTATCATTATAATGGAGGAAGACCCTGCTGTGATTGAATCAGCTACTTATCTGTTTGAGAGGAATCCATATTCCTCCACTTTGATGAAGTACCACAAGGGGGCACTGCATATACTAAGAGGTGGTCATTTGATTAAAATCAGAAGTTATGATATCGTACTTGTTGGCCATGGTAGAGAGGCTTCCACAGGAGAACTCTACTTGTCTGGTTATGGTGCAGAGGAAGTTGCCAGATTGGTATCCAGCCTGAAGACAGACACCCTAATTGATCTCATTGACACCATCAGCCTAATCAGCTGCAACCTTGGAAATAACCAGAACTTTGCCCTGAAGCTGCTCCAAGGTCTCCGATCTCTGAATGTGGCAGCAAAGCTGCACCTACACAAGACGCTCATATCAGTCTCCTCTGATGGGAGGATAATGAGCGGACGAGGGGGTGTCTGGAGGTCCCATGACTACAGCAGTAGAGTCATTGCTGAACTCAGCCCAACAAGTGACCTGTTGACAAGGCAAACATTTGGCTGTGCAGGTTCAGTATTTTCAAATTATAAAGGAAATATTCTGTTCTATTTTAAAAGTCTAGAGTGGCCAAGATATCCTCAAATGTTCGTCCCAATGGAACTGCGCAAAAAGTACCCTTCTATTAACTGCTTGGAGGGGCTCACTTGGAGTTTGTTCtttgaggaaaatgaaaaaagacgCGCTCCAGATTATATCCCCAACGACCACCTGAAAGCTGTTTGGCTTGAAGTGACAGAAGAGAACAGCATTGTCCTTAAACATATCTCCAACATACAGGACCTTCTTGTGGAGATCCGCTACAGTGCTAGAGAGGAAATGGCTTCAGAACAGTATTATGTTCTAAATGACtgcatttataaaatacatGGGAAAAACTTGAGCTCAAGTCTGGTAGGAAAGTTCATGAGGACTGACAATGAAGCTGAAATTGAACTATTTCGTCAGACTTTTGGTGACCAGCAGGGGGAATCTTCCCTGCTGGAACTGCAGCAAGACCTTAAAGCATCCAAATTTACTGACTTCTGCCGCCAGACTTTTCAGTTCCAGCAGTGTACCTACAACTGTGAAAGGTGGGGACGTTACTTCATGGCAGCAGTTTTCTCAGCATCAGTACGCAATTTCCGAACCTTCTCACTTTTTCTGATGAGTGTTATCGGCTGTGAAGTGGGTCACACTCGAGGGACTGACAGTGCCCTGTGCACAGCGTTTGTCGGCGATGACCACCCCATGATTACTGATCAGCCCTGGCCTGACCATTTGAAGCGAGGATTCTACGGTTGCACTATTGACAACTATGAAATGGCACCACAGAACAGACGGATCTGGCTGGATCAAGTTGTTGCAAAGGAAAATTCGCTGTACATTAAATCAAAGCAAATGATGGATGCTGTGAATCACAATGACCATACTGAGTTGGAGATCTTTGGCAAGATTAAAGTCATGAACAAGTATGTGTTTTCATCTTATCTGGAATACTTTCGTGGTACACCTGAAGGCAAGAAACTCAAGAGAGGATGCACTCCCTCGTTCTATGAGAACTAA